In Burkholderia savannae, one genomic interval encodes:
- a CDS encoding LysE family translocator: MTVNPTFAFIVTCLGFGFIPGPALLQTVSLTLQHGRRAGVLSALGIHLGAFVQICAVAVGAVVVFDTSPWLYHALRVAGGAYLVWLGVERIRSRAGDDGAPSAVPRNVISSSALIEASNPKSALFYLSFLLQFVDPAAPLGVGWQLFLLGASANLLFSLADLTCIALAHPLRTRATPGGAAMIAGRYLAGALFIALGVAAIVER, encoded by the coding sequence ATGACGGTCAACCCGACTTTCGCCTTCATTGTCACCTGTCTCGGCTTCGGCTTCATCCCGGGCCCGGCGCTGCTGCAAACGGTCTCGCTGACGCTGCAGCACGGCCGACGCGCGGGCGTGCTGTCGGCGCTCGGCATCCATCTCGGCGCATTCGTCCAGATCTGCGCGGTCGCGGTGGGCGCGGTCGTCGTCTTCGACACGTCGCCGTGGCTCTATCACGCGCTGCGCGTCGCCGGCGGCGCGTATCTGGTCTGGCTCGGCGTCGAGCGCATCCGCTCGCGCGCGGGCGACGACGGCGCGCCGTCCGCCGTGCCGAGGAACGTGATCTCGTCGAGCGCGCTCATCGAGGCGTCGAATCCGAAATCGGCGCTGTTCTATCTGTCGTTCCTGCTGCAATTCGTCGATCCGGCCGCGCCGCTCGGCGTCGGCTGGCAGCTCTTCCTGCTCGGCGCGAGCGCGAACCTGCTGTTCTCGCTCGCCGACCTGACCTGCATCGCGCTCGCGCATCCGCTGCGCACGCGCGCGACGCCGGGCGGCGCGGCGATGATCGCCGGGCGCTATCTCGCGGGCGCGCTCTTCATCGCGCTCGGCGTCGCCGCGATCGTCGAGCGCTGA
- a CDS encoding MBL fold metallo-hydrolase: MFKRSLVALAAAAASLFGASPSHAADAAAPLQIDVYNPGEKSLFPVSSEIVTGKTGTILIDAQFQRNDAEALVNKIKATGKPLKLVYVSHSDPDYYFGLDTIKAAFPDAKIVATPQTVAAIRANKDDKLAYWGPILKDNAPRSLVVPQPLKGDKLTLDGHELRIVGLDGASPDRTFVSIPSARAVIGGIPVAANIHVWIADTQTPESRRNWIKTLDRIAALHPKLVVPGHYLANSDGSEPYTLASVKFTRDYLVAFDAEAPKAKNSAELIAAMKARYPNLADVSSLEMSAKVIKGEMQWPVAGAASAFPAAGRKALVQFGDIGFRLDFKDDHTMTFVGTSGQYQGATDTVEYKATQIRPQVFMVYWHEPKSGDNVVHVEDFENGVVYTNIAHRNGESLHLKGTIRLEDAK; encoded by the coding sequence ATGTTCAAGCGCTCCCTCGTGGCGCTCGCCGCCGCAGCCGCTTCCTTGTTCGGCGCAAGCCCATCTCATGCGGCGGACGCCGCCGCACCGCTTCAGATCGACGTCTACAACCCCGGCGAGAAAAGCCTCTTTCCCGTGTCGTCGGAAATCGTCACCGGCAAGACCGGCACGATCCTCATCGACGCACAGTTCCAGCGCAACGACGCCGAAGCCCTCGTCAACAAGATCAAGGCGACCGGCAAGCCGCTCAAGCTCGTCTACGTGAGCCACAGCGATCCGGACTACTACTTCGGCCTCGATACGATCAAGGCCGCGTTCCCGGATGCGAAGATCGTCGCGACGCCGCAGACGGTCGCCGCAATCCGGGCGAACAAGGACGACAAGCTCGCGTACTGGGGGCCGATCCTGAAGGACAACGCGCCGCGCTCGCTCGTCGTGCCGCAGCCGCTCAAGGGCGACAAGCTGACGCTCGACGGTCACGAGCTGCGCATCGTCGGGCTCGACGGCGCGTCGCCCGACCGCACGTTCGTGTCGATCCCGTCCGCGCGCGCGGTCATCGGCGGCATTCCGGTCGCGGCGAACATCCACGTGTGGATCGCCGATACGCAGACGCCGGAATCGCGCCGCAACTGGATCAAGACGCTCGACAGGATCGCGGCGCTGCATCCGAAACTCGTCGTGCCCGGCCACTACCTCGCGAATTCGGACGGCAGCGAACCGTACACGCTCGCGTCCGTGAAGTTCACGCGCGATTATCTGGTCGCGTTCGACGCGGAAGCCCCGAAAGCGAAAAATTCCGCGGAGCTGATCGCCGCGATGAAGGCGCGCTATCCGAACCTCGCCGACGTGTCGTCGCTCGAAATGAGCGCGAAGGTCATCAAGGGCGAGATGCAATGGCCCGTCGCCGGCGCGGCGTCCGCCTTCCCGGCCGCGGGGAGGAAGGCGCTCGTGCAGTTCGGCGACATCGGCTTTCGCCTCGACTTCAAGGACGACCACACGATGACGTTCGTCGGCACGTCCGGCCAGTACCAAGGCGCGACCGACACCGTCGAATACAAGGCGACGCAGATCCGGCCGCAAGTATTCATGGTCTATTGGCACGAGCCGAAGAGCGGTGACAACGTCGTGCACGTCGAAGATTTCGAGAACGGCGTCGTCTACACGAACATCGCGCATCGCAACGGCGAGTCCCTGCATCTGAAGGGGACGATCCGCCTCGAGGACGCGAAGTAA
- a CDS encoding GNAT family N-acetyltransferase yields the protein MSDSIDVRCVGPNEAAACIDALSDVLIDCVEGGASVSFMAPLARDKARAFWRDVADGVARGDRTLFVAQHADGRIVGTVQMITRLPENQPHRADVAKMLVHRDARRRGVAQRLLDALDGAARAAGKTVLVLDTVTGGDAERLYRRAGWQRVGVVPDYALMPDGAPCATTFFYKRV from the coding sequence ATGAGCGACTCGATCGACGTGCGCTGCGTCGGGCCGAACGAAGCGGCCGCGTGCATCGACGCGCTGTCCGACGTGCTGATCGATTGCGTCGAAGGCGGCGCGTCGGTGAGCTTCATGGCGCCGCTCGCGCGAGACAAGGCGCGCGCGTTCTGGCGCGACGTGGCCGATGGCGTCGCGCGTGGCGATCGCACGCTCTTCGTCGCGCAACACGCTGACGGCCGCATCGTCGGCACGGTCCAGATGATCACGCGCTTGCCGGAAAACCAGCCGCATCGCGCGGACGTCGCCAAGATGCTCGTGCATCGCGACGCGCGGCGCCGCGGCGTCGCGCAGCGGCTGCTCGACGCGCTCGACGGTGCCGCGCGCGCGGCCGGCAAGACCGTCCTAGTGCTCGACACGGTGACGGGCGGCGACGCCGAGCGGCTCTACCGGCGCGCGGGATGGCAGCGCGTCGGCGTCGTGCCCGATTACGCGCTGATGCCCGACGGCGCGCCGTGCGCGACGACGTTCTTCTACAAGCGGGTCTGA
- a CDS encoding DUF2957 domain-containing protein, protein MFCIPNLRAAVLSCVVAAMPFVAGCGGGDDPSPIQVGQCSGGSCPPSGPSTTPPTVTKLCPDALDYSTTYTGGSGSGEYVKVKFDTAKKTYQMQFVASSVPTSAGQINNTRAGLTINGTFHNATGLPTAEQNRCAFVLDNGATSDGAYSVTINRADPPMLFVGMGVVGGGIPGATVAFSGLQLFPGFTIGTVPSRTFDFYPFIGFTDTETDFTKVAGAYNEVGVHLLPTGTSFQTAAPQGWQPDVVNWTQTLNADGSCTITPGSDYSCRTTGTPWTLRTNADGSPDNVFVSHPQPNQPYPSAGQGQPLVIITPSQAQGVMIVGKLNGRLVPVVIRVGYANVNAGNPLASVADAEIGISVLAPVTPLAANSLQGGFIGATSAVACGVVSFGGTSNAPANSGSAFDNTTPHPELPGTYHDGFFYPSAGNCTDGSAVSTLAANYTSTLFQGATAAFLDPMTSSVSSQFSLDYTQTTPGKIKVTATRDFNAQGSTGAVAIFKKGDYGWLIKVGDVYGMVVNNSQYNPFFTVGAFVQ, encoded by the coding sequence ATGTTTTGCATTCCTAATCTTCGCGCTGCCGTGCTGTCCTGTGTGGTCGCCGCGATGCCGTTCGTCGCCGGCTGCGGCGGCGGCGACGATCCCAGCCCGATACAGGTCGGGCAATGTTCGGGCGGCTCGTGCCCGCCGAGCGGCCCGAGCACGACGCCGCCCACGGTGACGAAGCTCTGCCCCGACGCACTCGATTACTCGACGACGTACACGGGCGGGTCGGGCAGCGGCGAATACGTGAAGGTCAAGTTCGATACCGCGAAGAAGACGTATCAGATGCAGTTCGTCGCGTCGTCGGTGCCGACGTCGGCGGGGCAGATCAACAACACGCGCGCCGGTCTCACGATCAACGGCACGTTCCACAACGCAACGGGCCTGCCGACCGCCGAGCAGAACCGTTGTGCGTTCGTGCTCGACAACGGCGCGACGAGCGACGGCGCCTATTCGGTGACGATCAACCGAGCCGATCCGCCGATGCTGTTCGTCGGCATGGGCGTCGTGGGCGGCGGCATTCCGGGCGCGACGGTCGCGTTCTCGGGCCTTCAGCTGTTTCCCGGCTTCACGATAGGCACGGTGCCGTCGCGCACGTTCGATTTCTATCCGTTCATCGGTTTTACGGACACCGAAACGGATTTCACGAAAGTAGCGGGCGCCTACAACGAAGTCGGCGTGCACCTGCTGCCGACGGGCACGTCGTTCCAGACGGCCGCGCCGCAAGGCTGGCAGCCCGATGTCGTGAACTGGACTCAGACGCTCAATGCGGACGGCTCGTGCACGATCACGCCGGGCAGCGACTACTCGTGCCGCACGACCGGCACGCCCTGGACGCTGCGCACGAACGCGGACGGCTCGCCCGACAACGTGTTCGTGAGCCATCCGCAACCGAACCAGCCGTATCCGTCCGCGGGGCAGGGGCAGCCGCTCGTGATCATCACGCCGAGCCAGGCGCAGGGCGTGATGATCGTCGGCAAGCTCAACGGCCGGCTCGTGCCAGTCGTCATTCGCGTCGGCTACGCGAACGTCAACGCGGGCAATCCGCTCGCGTCGGTCGCCGATGCGGAGATCGGCATCTCGGTGCTCGCGCCCGTCACGCCGCTCGCGGCGAATTCGCTGCAAGGCGGCTTCATCGGCGCGACGAGCGCGGTTGCGTGCGGCGTCGTGAGCTTCGGCGGCACTTCGAACGCGCCCGCCAACAGCGGCTCCGCGTTCGACAACACGACGCCTCATCCCGAATTGCCCGGCACGTATCACGACGGCTTCTTCTATCCGTCCGCCGGAAACTGCACGGACGGCTCGGCCGTGTCGACGCTCGCGGCGAACTATACGTCGACGCTGTTCCAGGGCGCGACTGCGGCATTTCTCGATCCGATGACGTCGTCCGTGAGCTCGCAGTTCTCGCTCGATTACACGCAGACGACGCCCGGCAAGATCAAGGTGACGGCGACGCGCGACTTCAATGCGCAAGGCAGCACGGGCGCGGTCGCGATCTTCAAGAAAGGCGACTACGGCTGGCTCATCAAGGTCGGCGACGTGTACGGAATGGTCGTCAACAACAGCCAGTACAACCCGTTCTTCACGGTCGGCGCATTCGTTCAGTAA
- a CDS encoding sulfite exporter TauE/SafE family protein yields the protein MSLPHIDPLYSLSGLLVGFLVGLTGVGGGSLMTPILVLLFNVHPATAVGTDLLYAAITKATGTFVHGLKGTVEWRITGRLAAGSVPAAAITLWFLHSHGMHSQETSRMIQLVLGAALLLTSLSLLFRPQLAAFAARRTRALPPSPARTLAATVLTGAVLGVLVSLTSVGAGAIGVTVLLLLYPALSTTRIVGSDIAHAVPLTLVAGIGHWMLGSVDWSMLVSLLIGSVPGIVAGSHLSARAPEGLLRRLLATTLVAVGAKLVLS from the coding sequence ATGTCGTTGCCTCATATCGATCCGCTCTACTCCCTGTCCGGCCTCCTCGTCGGTTTCCTCGTCGGTCTGACGGGCGTCGGCGGCGGCTCGCTGATGACGCCGATCCTCGTCCTGCTGTTCAACGTGCATCCGGCAACCGCAGTCGGCACCGATCTGCTGTACGCGGCGATCACGAAGGCGACGGGCACCTTCGTGCACGGGCTCAAGGGCACGGTCGAATGGCGGATCACCGGGCGCCTCGCGGCGGGCAGCGTGCCCGCCGCCGCGATCACGCTGTGGTTCCTGCATTCGCACGGCATGCACTCGCAGGAAACGAGCCGGATGATCCAGCTCGTGCTCGGCGCCGCGCTGCTCCTCACGTCGCTGTCTCTGCTGTTTCGCCCGCAACTCGCCGCATTCGCCGCGCGGCGCACGCGCGCGCTGCCGCCAAGCCCGGCGCGCACGCTCGCCGCGACCGTGCTCACGGGCGCCGTGCTCGGCGTGCTCGTGTCGCTGACGTCCGTCGGCGCGGGCGCGATCGGCGTGACGGTCCTGCTGCTGCTGTACCCGGCGCTGTCGACGACGCGCATCGTCGGCTCCGACATCGCGCACGCGGTTCCGCTCACGCTCGTCGCCGGCATCGGGCACTGGATGCTCGGCTCGGTCGACTGGTCGATGCTGGTGTCGCTGCTGATCGGCTCGGTGCCGGGCATCGTCGCCGGCAGCCATCTGTCGGCGCGCGCGCCCGAAGGGCTGCTGCGCCGGCTTCTCGCGACGACGCTCGTCGCGGTCGGCGCGAAGCTCGTGCTTTCCTGA
- a CDS encoding S10 family peptidase yields the protein MKTQKSLKDGFALRLGRAARPVAAAALAALFVAACGGDDGGGGSPSLAAANVANSATSANATTAADATTNAALPPDQPYIDNDVYGTGPNDSVTDATEGAALVHRQVKLGDQTLTYTATAGHLVTIDPITSKPNAKMFYVAYTLDNPDPKKPRPVTFFYNGGPGSSAVYLLLGSFGPKRLQSSFPNFTPPAPYRLRDNPESLLDRSDLVFINPVGTGYSAAIAPAKNKDFWGVDQDAHSIDRFIQRYLTKYARWNSPKFLFGESYGTARSAVTSWVLHEDGIELNGITLQSSILDYSNAVSAIGIFPTLAADAFYWNKTTVSPKPADLDAYMAQARSYADNVLTPLAQAPNPQDGGFVNVRLNLNLAAAQQMGAYIGTDPVSLIQTFGNPAALGNVPSSDDNPPYTFFLTLVPGIQIGQYDGRANYTGKGIAPYILPNSGSNDPSISNVGGAYTVLWNDYINNDLKYVSTSSFVDLNDQVFNNWDFSHTDPTGASRGGGNTLYTAGDLAATMSLNPDLKVLSANGYFDAVTPFHQTELTLQQMPLDPSLKSANLTMKYYPSGHMIYLNDHSRIAMKADLATFYDGVLADRTALQRVLLRQQKALQLKQQKQQQGQ from the coding sequence ATGAAGACACAGAAGTCCTTGAAAGACGGTTTCGCGCTCAGATTGGGCAGGGCGGCGCGACCGGTCGCCGCTGCCGCCCTTGCCGCGCTGTTCGTCGCCGCGTGCGGCGGCGATGACGGAGGCGGCGGCAGCCCGTCGCTCGCGGCCGCGAACGTCGCGAACTCGGCGACGTCCGCGAACGCGACGACGGCCGCCGACGCGACGACCAACGCCGCGCTGCCGCCCGATCAGCCGTACATCGACAACGACGTCTACGGCACCGGCCCGAACGATTCCGTGACGGACGCGACGGAAGGCGCGGCGCTCGTGCACCGGCAGGTGAAGCTCGGCGACCAGACCCTCACCTACACGGCGACGGCCGGCCACCTCGTGACGATCGATCCGATCACGTCGAAGCCGAACGCGAAGATGTTCTACGTCGCGTACACGCTCGACAATCCCGATCCGAAGAAGCCGCGCCCCGTCACGTTCTTCTACAACGGCGGCCCGGGTTCGTCGGCGGTTTACCTGCTGCTCGGCTCGTTCGGGCCGAAGCGGCTGCAGTCGTCGTTCCCGAACTTCACGCCGCCCGCGCCGTACCGGCTGCGCGACAACCCGGAGAGCCTGCTCGACCGCTCGGATCTCGTGTTCATCAACCCGGTCGGCACCGGCTACTCGGCCGCGATCGCGCCGGCGAAGAACAAGGATTTCTGGGGCGTCGACCAGGACGCGCACTCGATCGACCGCTTCATCCAGCGCTACCTGACGAAGTACGCGCGCTGGAACTCGCCGAAGTTCCTGTTCGGCGAATCGTACGGCACGGCGCGCAGCGCGGTGACGTCATGGGTGCTGCATGAGGACGGCATCGAGCTGAACGGGATCACGTTGCAATCGTCGATCCTCGACTACTCGAACGCGGTGAGCGCGATCGGCATCTTCCCGACGCTCGCGGCCGACGCGTTCTACTGGAACAAGACGACCGTCAGCCCGAAACCGGCCGATCTCGACGCGTACATGGCGCAGGCGCGCAGTTATGCGGACAACGTGCTCACGCCGCTCGCGCAGGCGCCGAATCCGCAGGACGGGGGCTTCGTCAACGTGCGCCTGAACCTGAACCTCGCGGCCGCGCAGCAGATGGGCGCATACATCGGCACCGATCCCGTCTCGCTGATCCAGACGTTCGGCAATCCGGCCGCGCTCGGCAACGTGCCGTCGTCGGACGACAACCCGCCGTACACGTTCTTCCTGACGCTCGTGCCGGGCATCCAGATCGGCCAGTACGACGGACGCGCGAACTACACGGGCAAGGGCATCGCGCCGTACATCCTGCCGAACTCGGGCAGCAACGATCCGTCGATCAGCAACGTCGGCGGCGCGTACACGGTGCTGTGGAACGACTACATCAACAACGACCTGAAGTACGTGTCGACGTCGTCGTTCGTCGATCTGAACGACCAGGTGTTCAACAACTGGGACTTCAGCCACACCGATCCGACGGGCGCGAGCCGCGGCGGCGGCAATACGCTGTACACGGCGGGCGACCTTGCCGCGACGATGAGCCTGAACCCGGACCTCAAGGTGCTGTCGGCGAACGGCTACTTCGATGCGGTGACGCCGTTCCATCAGACCGAGCTCACGCTGCAGCAGATGCCGCTCGATCCGTCGCTCAAGTCGGCGAACCTGACGATGAAATACTATCCGTCGGGCCACATGATCTATCTGAACGATCATTCGCGGATCGCGATGAAGGCGGATCTCGCCACGTTCTACGACGGCGTCCTGGCGGACCGCACGGCGTTGCAGCGCGTGCTGCTGCGTCAGCAGAAGGCGCTGCAGTTGAAGCAGCAGAAGCAACAGCAGGGGCAGTGA
- a CDS encoding DHA2 family efflux MFS transporter permease subunit, whose translation MTHGLHGPKRWYALVVLCLGVLMIVLDSTIVNVALPSIGADLRFAETALVWIVNAYMLTFGGCLLLGGRLGDLYGHRRMFLAGLTLFTLASLACGLAQTQAVLIAARAVQGLGGAVVSAVALSLIMNLFIEPGERARAMGVYGFVCAGGGSLGVLLGGFLTSVLSWHWIFLVNLPIGVVVYALSAALLPKARAQAADARLDVAGAVAVTASLMLAVYGVVNGNEAGWLSTQTVSLLAGAAALFAAFVAIEARVAHPLMPLVLVAKRNVAAANAIGVLWAAAMFAWFFLSALYMQRVLGYGPLEVGLAFLPANLIMAAFSLGLSAKIVMRFGIRGPIAAGLVAAAIGLALFARAPADGGFVAHVLPGMALLGIGAGVAFNPVLLAAMSDVAPSDSGLASGIVNTSFMMGGALGLAVLASVASARTDSLVAAHAALPVALNGGYRVAFACGAVFAAAAACLAFALRIRAQSNAAAELRGAAH comes from the coding sequence ATGACACACGGCCTGCACGGCCCGAAGCGCTGGTACGCGCTCGTCGTTCTCTGTCTGGGCGTGCTGATGATCGTGCTCGACTCGACGATCGTCAACGTCGCGCTGCCGTCGATCGGCGCGGACCTGCGCTTCGCCGAAACCGCGCTCGTCTGGATCGTGAACGCCTACATGCTGACGTTCGGCGGCTGCCTGCTGCTGGGCGGCCGCCTCGGCGACCTGTACGGCCACCGCCGGATGTTCCTCGCGGGCCTCACGCTCTTCACGCTCGCATCGCTCGCGTGCGGGCTCGCGCAGACGCAGGCCGTGCTGATCGCCGCGCGCGCGGTGCAGGGGCTCGGCGGCGCGGTCGTGTCGGCCGTCGCGCTGTCGCTCATCATGAATCTGTTCATCGAGCCGGGCGAGCGCGCGAGGGCGATGGGCGTCTACGGCTTCGTCTGCGCGGGCGGCGGCAGCCTCGGCGTGCTGCTCGGCGGCTTCCTCACGAGCGTGCTCAGCTGGCACTGGATCTTCCTCGTGAACCTGCCGATCGGCGTCGTGGTCTACGCGCTGTCCGCCGCGCTGCTGCCGAAGGCGCGCGCGCAGGCGGCCGACGCGCGGCTCGACGTCGCGGGCGCCGTCGCGGTGACGGCTTCGCTGATGCTCGCGGTCTACGGCGTCGTGAACGGCAACGAGGCCGGCTGGCTGTCGACGCAAACGGTCTCGCTCCTCGCCGGCGCCGCCGCGCTCTTTGCGGCGTTCGTCGCGATCGAGGCGCGCGTCGCGCATCCGCTGATGCCGCTCGTGCTCGTCGCGAAGCGCAACGTCGCGGCCGCGAACGCGATCGGCGTGCTGTGGGCGGCCGCGATGTTCGCGTGGTTCTTCCTGTCCGCGCTCTACATGCAGCGCGTGCTCGGCTACGGGCCGCTCGAGGTGGGCCTCGCATTCCTGCCCGCGAACCTCATCATGGCCGCGTTCTCGCTCGGCTTGTCCGCGAAGATCGTGATGCGCTTCGGCATCCGCGGCCCGATCGCGGCGGGGCTCGTGGCCGCCGCGATCGGCCTCGCGCTCTTCGCGCGCGCGCCCGCCGACGGCGGCTTCGTCGCGCACGTGCTGCCGGGCATGGCGCTCCTCGGCATCGGCGCGGGCGTCGCGTTCAATCCGGTGCTGCTCGCCGCGATGAGCGACGTCGCGCCGAGCGATTCGGGGCTCGCGTCGGGCATCGTCAACACCTCGTTCATGATGGGCGGCGCGCTCGGCCTCGCGGTGCTCGCGAGCGTCGCGTCCGCGCGCACCGATTCGCTCGTCGCCGCGCACGCGGCGCTGCCCGTCGCGCTCAACGGCGGCTATCGCGTCGCGTTCGCGTGCGGCGCCGTGTTCGCCGCCGCCGCCGCGTGCCTCGCGTTCGCGCTGCGCATCCGCGCGCAGTCGAACGCCGCGGCCGAGCTGCGCGGCGCAGCGCATTGA
- a CDS encoding helix-turn-helix domain-containing protein, translated as MDVNQLIARRVRALRDLRGYSLDALAERSKVSRSNISLIERAQSSPTAVVLERLANALGVSLASLFEDDRDAHAASPLARAAEQPVWKDPASGYVRRSLSPAVASPLQLVEVRFPPGERVAYDTGERDADWHQQIWMLEGEMDITSGDGTWRVAAGDCLAMRVDRPTLFFNPGRKAARYVVALAAANAIRAGRIE; from the coding sequence ATGGACGTCAACCAACTGATCGCGCGCCGCGTGCGCGCCCTCCGCGACCTTCGCGGCTACTCGCTCGACGCGCTCGCGGAACGCAGCAAGGTGAGCCGCTCGAACATCTCGCTCATCGAACGCGCGCAAAGCAGCCCGACGGCCGTCGTGCTCGAACGGCTCGCGAATGCGCTCGGCGTGTCGCTCGCGTCGCTGTTCGAGGACGATCGCGACGCGCACGCCGCGTCGCCGCTCGCTCGCGCCGCCGAGCAGCCGGTCTGGAAAGATCCGGCGTCGGGCTACGTGCGCCGCAGCCTGTCGCCCGCGGTGGCGTCGCCGCTGCAGCTCGTCGAGGTGAGGTTCCCGCCCGGCGAGCGCGTCGCGTACGACACCGGCGAGCGAGACGCGGATTGGCATCAGCAGATCTGGATGCTCGAAGGCGAAATGGACATCACGAGCGGCGACGGCACGTGGCGCGTCGCCGCCGGCGACTGTCTCGCGATGCGTGTCGATCGCCCGACCCTCTTCTTCAATCCGGGCCGCAAGGCCGCGCGCTACGTCGTCGCGCTCGCCGCTGCGAACGCGATCCGTGCCGGGAGAATCGAATGA
- a CDS encoding winged helix-turn-helix transcriptional regulator, with product MATMRKNAPKGEQITERKPSLLDALRKGNVYASECPTRLVLDRIADKWTVLILALLSHQPLRFNTLLRHIEGLSQKVLSQTLKRLERDGLVARTVYATVPVSVEYALTPLGHTLAHSISPIIVWAETHIDAVLDARTAYDAQKSGATD from the coding sequence ATGGCAACGATGAGGAAGAACGCACCGAAAGGTGAGCAGATTACCGAGAGGAAACCTTCGCTTCTCGACGCGCTGCGCAAGGGTAACGTGTACGCGTCGGAATGCCCGACGCGGCTTGTGCTCGATCGCATCGCGGACAAATGGACCGTGCTGATCCTCGCGCTGCTGTCGCATCAGCCGCTGCGCTTCAACACGTTGTTGCGGCACATCGAAGGCTTGTCGCAGAAGGTGCTGTCGCAAACGCTCAAGCGGCTGGAGCGGGACGGTCTCGTCGCCCGCACCGTTTACGCGACGGTGCCGGTATCGGTCGAATATGCGCTGACGCCGCTCGGCCACACGCTCGCGCATTCGATCTCGCCGATCATCGTGTGGGCGGAGACGCACATCGACGCCGTGCTCGACGCGCGCACGGCCTATGACGCCCAGAAAAGCGGCGCGACCGACTGA
- a CDS encoding glycerophosphodiester phosphodiesterase, whose product MFFKRLFAFSPVALACAATLALAACGGDDPAPTQPISAKVQVVGHRGASALRPEHTLASYRKAIEDGADVIEPDLVATRDGVLVARHENEISGTTNVSALPQFASRKATKTIDGVPLTGWFTEDFTLAELKTLRARERIPQYRPANTAYNDQFEIPTFDEIVALAKQMSAQVGRTIHLYPETKHPTYFQSIGLPLEDRLVDALRQDPYTARDATVYIQSFEVANLKAIRNRIGASQPNWKLVQLMDEPKQRPYDFVKAGDARTYGDLSTQSGMREIATYANALGPYKTSIIPVGADGALQQPTNYVRDAHEAGLLVHPYTFRPENNFLPGSLKDGGAPSARNTAGSVREIQAYLRAGIDGFFTDDPAVGRAAVDTFRR is encoded by the coding sequence ATGTTCTTCAAGCGCTTGTTCGCTTTCTCCCCGGTCGCGCTCGCGTGCGCGGCGACGCTCGCGCTCGCCGCCTGCGGCGGCGACGACCCCGCCCCCACGCAGCCGATCTCGGCAAAGGTGCAGGTGGTCGGCCATCGCGGCGCGAGCGCGCTGCGCCCCGAGCACACGCTCGCGTCGTACCGCAAGGCGATCGAGGACGGCGCGGACGTGATCGAGCCGGACCTCGTCGCGACGCGCGACGGCGTGCTCGTCGCGCGCCACGAGAACGAGATCTCGGGCACGACGAACGTATCGGCGCTGCCGCAGTTCGCGAGCCGCAAGGCGACGAAGACGATCGACGGCGTGCCGCTCACCGGCTGGTTCACCGAGGATTTCACGCTCGCCGAGCTGAAGACGCTGCGCGCGCGCGAGCGCATCCCGCAGTACCGTCCGGCGAACACCGCGTACAACGATCAGTTCGAGATCCCGACGTTCGACGAGATCGTCGCGCTCGCGAAGCAAATGTCCGCGCAGGTCGGCCGCACGATCCATCTCTATCCGGAGACGAAGCACCCGACCTACTTCCAGTCGATCGGCCTGCCGCTCGAGGACCGCCTCGTCGACGCGCTGCGCCAGGACCCGTACACCGCGCGCGACGCGACCGTCTACATCCAGTCGTTCGAAGTCGCGAACCTGAAGGCGATCCGCAACCGCATCGGCGCGAGCCAGCCGAACTGGAAGCTCGTGCAGCTGATGGACGAGCCGAAGCAACGGCCGTACGACTTCGTGAAGGCGGGCGATGCGCGCACCTACGGCGATCTGTCGACGCAAAGCGGGATGCGCGAGATCGCGACGTATGCGAACGCGCTCGGGCCGTACAAGACCTCGATCATTCCGGTGGGCGCCGACGGCGCGCTGCAGCAGCCGACGAACTATGTGCGCGACGCGCACGAGGCGGGGTTGCTCGTGCATCCGTACACGTTCCGGCCGGAAAACAACTTCCTGCCGGGCTCGCTGAAGGACGGCGGCGCGCCGAGCGCACGCAACACGGCGGGCTCGGTGCGCGAGATCCAGGCGTACCTGCGCGCGGGCATCGACGGCTTCTTCACCGACGATCCCGCGGTCGGCCGCGCCGCCGTCGACACGTTCCGCCGGTGA